CATCGCGACGACCTGACCGAGACTCTGCAGAGCATCGGCGATGCGGAGTTTCGCCTCCGGCGAGCTCCGGGCGAAGATGATCTCACCCGGAGCCTCCAGCACCGCGTCGAGTTGCGCATCGCTCATCGCGTCGAGCTCGGACCCGGTGATCGTTCGGCATCCCCCCGTGCCCGCGCCGATCCCCACCTGTTGGGCGATCTCGGCCGCGGTGACACCGTTGTCGCCGGTCACGACCAGGATCCGGATGCCGGCGTCATGGGCCCGCGCGATCGCGTCCGAGGTCCGCTCCCGCGGCGGATCGAGCATCGCGATGATCCCGAGCAGGCACAGATCCTTCTCCACGACCCGCCGATCGACCGGGATCGCCCGCTCGCCCGGCAGATCCCGCTGTGCGACCGCCAGCAGCCGGAGCCCGCGACGGGCGTACATGTCGAGCACCGCGGCGATCTGCTGTCGATCCTCGTCGGTCAGGACGCGGGTGGCGTCCGGGCCGCTGGCAATGCGTGACGCGAGGCCCAGTACCGCCTCCGGCGCGCCTTTGGTGTAGGCGCGGAGATGGTCGCCGTCCGTGTCGATGGTGCTCATCAGTCGGATCCGGGGATCGAACCGGAAGATCGCCGATCGTCGGATCCCGGACTCCTCCTCGTCACCGATCAGTTGTGCCCCGAGCCGAACCAGCGCCACCTCGGTCGGGTCGCCACTGGGACCGTCCGGGCCGATCTCGGCGGTGCAGCACCGCACGGCCGCCCGGACCAGCACGGCCACCAACCCGGACCAGTCGACGCCGGAAACACCGGAGCCGTCCGATCCGTTGATCGCGACCGAACCGTGGGACGTCCACAGGTCGGTGACCTGCATACGATTCTGCGTGAGCGTCCCGGTCTTGTCGGTGCAGATGACGGTGGTCGAGCCGAGCGTCTCCACGGCCGAGAGCCGTTTGACCACCGCCCCTCTGCGCGCCAGGTCCTGCACCCCGACGGCCAGGGCGAGGGTGATCGTCGGCAGCAGGCCCTCGGGCACGTTGGCCACGAGCAGACCGATCGCGAAGCTGACCGCAGCCACGGTCGTCAGCCCGGCCGCGATCCCCAGGGGCAGAAAGGCCACCGCAACGGCGATGGAGACCAGGGCGATCAGCCGGGCCACCTTGCGGACCTGGACCTCCAGCGGGCTGCGATCGCCTCCGACCCGCTCGGACAATGCGGCGATCCGGCCGATCTCGGTGTGCATGCCGGTGGCGGTGACCAACACGCGGGCTTCGCCGGCCAGGCAGGCACTCCCACTGAAGACCATGTTGTCGGCCTGCAGCAGCGGGACGTCGGCATCACTGGGACCGACGGAGCGATCCAACGGCTGCGACTCGCCGGTCAGCGTGGACAGATCGACCGTGATGGAACCATCGGTGAGGCGCCCGTCGGCGCTGATCCGGTCGCCCTCCTGCAGGATCAGGATGTCGCCCGGCACCAGTTCGGCGGCCGCGACGTTCTGGGCCGACCCGTCGCGGAGGGCGCGGGCCTGGTCCGGCAGGTAGGCGGCCAGGGCCTCGACCGCGTGCTCGGCGTGGATCTCCTGGAAGAAGGCGAAGACGGCATTGAGCACGACCACCGCGAGGATGGCCACCCCGAGGGCCACGCTGTGGTTGACGATGGCCAGGACCGCGGCGACCATGAGCAACAGGGCCAGCGGCTGGGTGAACTGGCCCAGCAGTTCTCGGGGCCACCGACGCCCGCCGCGTCGCACGAGCTCGTTGGCGCCGTGGACGACAAGACGACGGGCGGCCTCCCGCCCGCTCAGGCCGTGGGCCGAGGTCCGCAGGTTGCGATAGAGAACATCGAGGGAGCCGGCCGGGTCGACCGTCAGGT
This window of the Nakamurella panacisegetis genome carries:
- a CDS encoding cation-translocating P-type ATPase; amino-acid sequence: MGRPSSVDESERSADSGLDRRDLTVDPAGSLDVLYRNLRTSAHGLSGREAARRLVVHGANELVRRGGRRWPRELLGQFTQPLALLLMVAAVLAIVNHSVALGVAILAVVVLNAVFAFFQEIHAEHAVEALAAYLPDQARALRDGSAQNVAAAELVPGDILILQEGDRISADGRLTDGSITVDLSTLTGESQPLDRSVGPSDADVPLLQADNMVFSGSACLAGEARVLVTATGMHTEIGRIAALSERVGGDRSPLEVQVRKVARLIALVSIAVAVAFLPLGIAAGLTTVAAVSFAIGLLVANVPEGLLPTITLALAVGVQDLARRGAVVKRLSAVETLGSTTVICTDKTGTLTQNRMQVTDLWTSHGSVAINGSDGSGVSGVDWSGLVAVLVRAAVRCCTAEIGPDGPSGDPTEVALVRLGAQLIGDEEESGIRRSAIFRFDPRIRLMSTIDTDGDHLRAYTKGAPEAVLGLASRIASGPDATRVLTDEDRQQIAAVLDMYARRGLRLLAVAQRDLPGERAIPVDRRVVEKDLCLLGIIAMLDPPRERTSDAIARAHDAGIRILVVTGDNGVTAAEIAQQVGIGAGTGGCRTITGSELDAMSDAQLDAVLEAPGEIIFARSSPEAKLRIADALQSLGQVVAMTGDGVNDAPALRAADIGVAMGRSGSEVARQAATMVLTDDRFGTIIDAVEEGRRVYDNVRKFILYIFAHAIPEIVPFLLFALSGGAIPLPLTVMQLLAIDLLTDTLPALALSREPAEPGVMRRPPRPRSEGVIRPRLLARAWGFLGVISAGLVLAGFFVVLQRGGWSLHAPTGVGTPLHHLYQQATTVAWLGIVSCQVGAAMAARTERASLRSTGVFSNPLLLGAIAIELVLAAAVVFVPFLHPVFGTATPTASQLALVIPFPFVVWGADEIRRWIGRRRTGRTWGLSTLPGQRGPLQSGPDRVTDDRRTARV